The sequence below is a genomic window from Rhinolophus sinicus isolate RSC01 chromosome X, ASM3656204v1, whole genome shotgun sequence.
CACATTATCACAAAGTTTACTTCTAAAAGCCTGAACCCACCGGAACAAGGGGGATGCGTCCTTTTGCGCACCCTTCTCAGAACGAGGGACGACGGGGGGGCCCCTGTGCAAAGCATCCCATGGGCGGGGGAGGCAgctgtgccccacctggggggggcggggtaggcagctgtgccccacctggggggGGCGGGGTTGAAACCCACCGAGCAGGTGGCGCTGCGCCCTTGGGGCCGGTAGGGGGCGCGCTCACACAAGGGAAACCCGGCTCAACGCGGCCGCCCGCGACCGGGACGCCCCCCACCCTGGCTGCGACCTGCTGGGGGCAGAACCCTAACGGGGAGCGTCGTCAGGTCCAAACACACGCGTGACAACCCTGCAGGAGCGTCTTCCCAGGGCCTTTCCCATCCCCGGAGGAAACCACGCTGTCCAGCCAGACGAAAACTGCGTGAGGCGGACATCGTGCAAATATGGGGATGATTCAAGAATTGAGATTTGATGTTGTGCATAAtggagattaaaacaaaaaacaaacaaacaaaaaaaactttggaATAACGAGTTTTCTGATGCCCCGTGTGACCACCCAAACCCACCTCTATACTTGGAAATGCAGATTTTTGTGTTCAACAGAGGGGAGGTTTGAAAAATCACCCCTCTGTTAGACCCATATCTTGCACACTTTTACAAAGAGAACATAATTCTGTTCACAATTAATTGTCCGCCAAATAATTTCGGGGTTCAAACCCCACTTGGTCTCACTGCCCCCAGCTGGCTCACTTGAAAAGGGGACACCATAATGCCTCCCTCAAAGGGATTGGCTGTacgtaaaatattttaatacttgaaACAGCGTGAAAGGGTAATGGACTAACCCATATTGTCcgtacccccccccccaaatcccCAGGCCCCACGTTCTCTCCTACTGGGACGCTCCCACCTTACCTTGCATTCAGCCTGGGGTTCACCGATGTTGACCCCAAGGGCATTCCTACATCAAGGAATAGGATTCCCACATCTTATCGTTAGTTGTGTCGCCAACCCATAGTTGCTGgaataaagtagaagaaaaatgtGTCAAAGTCTGAACTGCGAATTTGCCTGTGAAATATCCAGTTGAGTAACCCAGGGCTTCCTCTTTGTTCATCGGGATTTCCCATCTCTTTGGAAGGGCGTAGTGGGTAGTGAGCCTGTCACAAAAGGGGGCACCTTTCACCTCCCGCTTACAACTCAGCATTTGGACACAAGCTGTCCCAGGGCTAGTGTGTCACAGTGTTCTAATGTTGCAGGGCACCCCCTGATTTTCAGTATGTTGCAGAACCACCCTACATGGTCATTGTAGAAAGTAACATGATGCCTCCTAGACTAATCtagctcctctcctctctccctctgactCAGAAACACACCATCAGTTTTTAAAGGACCCACCTGTAGGCCAAGGGCAATGCTCTGAAATATGAATGCAAGTGGGTTCTTGACCTCTCATCATGGAGGAGCATTTCAAATGTCAGTGGAGAAGCCACAGACCTGAATGCAAATTCTAACAGATTGTGCATTACACGAAGGGTATTCTGATGAACGGAATACAATGCCTTATTACAGATACCTTacaaaaattgttttagaaaGCGTGACTTCTAAGACTTGGCGTCTACTGGATGCTCTGATGACTAAGTCGAATGACAACAGCACGTCTTACAGTTTTAGTCAAATTGTCCAACGTGTTTTCTAGATTCCAAATGTGGGGTAGAGAAATTGGTGATAATCCATCCTTCGCAATGTGAAAAAACTTATTTGAGGTATGCGTTGAAAGAACCTGCTACTTCCAAACCACAGCCCATGGCTCTTAATTGAACGTTGAAAACGGGATGTCaacttaatttcaaaatttaaaaatcttaaactaGAATGCACGGTCAACATGGTTCATTTGCCCCAGCGTTTTTGATGTCTGGATTTGCCATACTCCTACCCCATGgaccaaatgaaaacaaaatttaaaataaagacaaagcgATGTAGACCATCTAGAATATACAATAATTGTCCTAGGACCACTGTCACAGAAGTAACGCTGTGAGAGTTTGCCCACATCTGTCTGGGTACGTTCGTAAGCCTGAAGCCATGGTGGATGGATCCCCTGTCTGGTACTTTACAAgaaaaatgttcccttttctgtattttctatcgTTGTGTCACTAACCCACAGTGGAAggaataaactagaagaaaaactGGCTGAAGTCTGAATGTGTCATGGGCCCTGCTGACTCATCTGTACCTTTCCAGTTCACCGAGCTTAACGCACCTCTCTTTTGGAACACACCAGTTACCTCAAAAATTCGAGGGAGGTTTTCTTATAAAACGATCCCATTTTAAAAGGCACCTGGACTATATCTGCTTCCCTTTCCATGCAAGTCTCTCCAGGCTCAATGTTTCAGTTTGCAGATGAAAATGCGGTAAACCTGAAATATGAGTTTAAATGTATTAAGAATGTGTTCGTAAAACCTTAGCTCTTTTCCCCTGGACCGCCCCATATCAACTTTGATTTCAACAAATAACAAAAGGGCATATCCTCAAGGTAACACAGCTGAAAGACTAAAAAAAGCAGGAACCATGAGCCAAGAGGTCAAAATGCTCTCTGAACCTCAAGGTGACAGCCTGCTATTATGAAAGCATCCGTTTTCAGTCCATTAGCTTCTTTTGGCTTTatcacttcctttattttttgcCTAAATTAGCAAGTTTGTTTCCGCTTAAGTCAACATGTAGACTTAATCTAACCAATCATCACAACCACTGTCATATTCTtaatcaccaccatcatcaccatcaccgcacatcaccaccatcaccatcaccatcaccacaatcatcactatcaccatcaccatcagcaccatcagcaccatcaccaccaccaccatcaccatcaccaccatcatcatcaccatcaccatcaccatcaccaccatcaccatcaccatcaccacaatcatcactatcaccatcaccatcagcaccatcagcaccatcagcaccaccaccatcaccatcaccaccatcaccatcaccatcaccaccatcatcaccatcatcaccatcaccatcagcatcaccaccatcaccaccaccatcaccatcaccaccatcatcaccatcaccaccatcatcaccatcagcaccatcatcaccatcaccaccatcaccatcaccatcaccatcaccaccatcaccatcaccaccatcatcaccatcaccatcaccaccatcaccaccatcatcaccatcaccaccatcatcaccaccatcaccaccatcatcaccatcaccatcatcaccatcatcaccatcatcaccatcaccaccatcaccaccatcatcaccatcaccaccatcaccaccatcatcaccatcatcactatctcACAAAAATCCATCAAGAAGGGAAAATAACCATAGTTTCAGTGCtccaacacacatgcacacttaaATACACACTAACCAGTCATAGGTTCTGAGAGCAAATGGACAGTTAACAAATGGAGttatatgaaaatgaattttggAATCCTGGAACCGGAACAGCTGACCAAGTTTCAGCGAGCTTTATGTCAGGTGACACATCATGGAGGTCCTGGGGACGAGGCAGCAAGATGCACCTCACTCCATAGGAGCTTGaccttgtatatgtatatgtgtttacatacatatatttcattcAAAGTGAAGCAGAGGCACAAACAATTATTATTGGCTTACATTAGGCAATCAAGtcaagccagagaaagacaatgTCCAAAATCTGTCCAGAAAGAGGTTCAATCTTCTATATAAAACGCTGGACCTATCCCAACTTTCTCTAAAGACATTAGTGCATTCAGGAAAAGACACACATTTCTTCAATAAACCAACCTAGAGACAGCAGTTCACCTGGGGTCCACACCAATCTGTCTTGGCCCACGGCCAACGCTTGCTCAGACAGACAATCAGAAATGAGGGAATCTTTTCCCCGCTTCTCTTAGTCACACAGGACACTCTGGTCATTGGGGGACCCCTCCCCCTTTCTTGCCTGCCTGCCCCACCCAAGCCCACACATCTCCTCATCCATGAGTGTCTAAATGCTACTGGGAGCTAAAATGAAAACCAACCATCTCTGCTCACCAGGCATCTTCTCTCACTGAAAGCCGTCCTTTGATCACTTTGCTTGATCAAGAAATTTATCCCTTCCTTTCCATCCAAACTATGGGGAGTGGGCTGGCTCTCCCCGGCCCCTTCATGTCTGCACCCATCAGTGGTTCAGCTTCACAGTCTGCTCTTCCAACCCTGCTGACATAACGTGTACACCACCAGTGagcatgtacgtgtgtgtgtgcacgtacatTCAAAGAAACAACAGCTCCTTCGTGCAATCCGTAGCCTCGTGGCATGTAGCACCTGCCAGGGTTTTAACACACACTGGATTTTTAGAAATGCTCATTGCTGCCTGCCGGCCGACTTCACGATCTCCTGATGGGTCGTGACCTCTTGTTTGGCAAAACAGTGCCAAAGCTAAATGATAGCACTGCCACGTACCTACGCTGATTTTCTAAAATTCCAAGGACCCGCGGGGTCGGACCTGGATTTTCAGGTTGCTTTACATACTTCAAGAGGAAAGAAGGCTTCGGTCAAAGGTACACAGGTTAAAAAGGGGAAGCCCTGATCACTCAGAGAGGATCCACCGATTCCCACCCTTGTCCCGAAGCCTGCGGCTCACCGACTCCCAAGGTCAAGGCACCCATAGAAAGAGAAATCTTTAATAAGGAGCTTGCATGCCTTGATTTAGAAACCAGTTGTTTACCTGATTCTGAAGTAATTCCCTCCAGGGACAGCAGCGTTTTCCTCCTGCGGGACTGGGGAGCAGAAGGGAATGAATGAAGCATGCGTTCCCAACTGCAGGGTTTCACAGCAGGGCCAAGAATAACCAAACTTCTGCAGAGCGGGCCTCCAGGTGAGAGAGTGTTTCAGGTGAACTTGAGGGTGTGGGCAACGGGGGATGTTATGTCACGGTAACCACATCCAGGCCTGGGCACTGAGTTTTAAGCAGGGGACAGTGGCTAAGGTTAACTGTAGTCCCTCCTATCTATTGCATTTAATTACTTAACTGCCCCCTCATGCCCTGTTCTATCCATCACTTTCTCCTTCATCCCAAGGCAACTCCGGGCATTCCACTGAACTAAACACTCACCCAGCACGTTCACCGACGGCGACCCTCCAGAACGCACCAGAGCTGACCACGGTGCTCTGGGAAATGGTCTGTGCACTGAGTTCGTCTTCGGGCATTAAAAATCCGGTTCTGTCTGGTGAGCAGGGAACTGCGGCGCCTTTTGTCTGACGCCTGCCTGGACCTTCACACCTGGATGCTGCTGTTTCTCGCTCTGAGGTCCATTGTGGGGCTGTGGTGGATGTGGAGGACACAATTACATTTGATGAACAATGTCAGAGACTCTGGCCGCCCTCCTTGGCCTACCCTGGAGAAAtgaaactctgtgtgtgtgtgtgtgtgtgtgtgtgtgtgtgtactcggTGTCCTTCCCCCGCCCCCTAGTGGCACTGCAAAGCCCCCTGACTGCATGTCCTGTCTGTCCCACTCTCTGGGCTGGGTCATCGCACCTGCAAGGATCTTTCTTCAGACCCCGGAACTGACCACAGCCCCTACCCCTTTCACAGAGAAGAGACTCATAGGACAGCATGGCAGCTGCCCTCCTGCCCACTGGGAGCTCTTGAAGTGCAGGCCCCTCTTTGTCCGCACCCCACCCCATGGGAAGGCAGTACCCTCCCTCCAGCCTATGCTAtggagggtgggggagcagcGGCTGGGATGGGGCAGCCCGGTGGCCAGTGGCTGTGCTGACTGATTGTATCTCCCCTTCCTGATCAGGGACCAGACTGGCCCTGGGACCTCCCTGCATCGTCACTGCGCTGTGGTCTGAGGGGACGCTGTTTCCACCTGGGTCAGGTcctgccttctctgtgccagcCTCTGAAGGTCCCACAGGGGAGCACAGGGTCTCTCCGGCCCTGGCTGCTCCTGCCTCCTGAGGCGCTGGGGAATCAGAGGTGGGGTCTCCCACGGTGCACACATGAGAATTTCCCTCAGTCAGGCCTGGCGGACCTCCCGGGTCACTGGTCTTGGAGGTAACCAGCACAGCTACTGGGCCTGAACTCGGGgtatgtgggggtggggtcgTTCTGCTTCTGGCATGTTCCCCAGCTCAGTCCTTCCTGGGTACTGTATCTCAGCTGGTGCACACCACCCCTGTCCCCAGGTCCAGGGCACAAGCTTTTGGGGATTCCTTCCACCTTCTCTGTTTTCCTGGAGGTCCTGCTAGAGTCCCCTCAGCCGTCAGCCCCAAACAGGGCCCAGCCCAAAGGAAAGGTGTGTGGGGGCAGAAGGGGGCTGCAAAATCCATCCCCTCGTCCACATGGCCCAGCCAGGGAAGGTGGGAGACATGTGTgcgtgtgggggaggggcttccTGTAATGCGGGGCAGAGCCGGGGTCCCTATTCCGGGGGTGAACCCCACTGGGCTCTCCATCTGTTGATCACAGAACTGTGCCCCCCTCCCCGTACGTAAGCCCTGACTCTGGGCACTCTGTGTCTGCACCTTCCCCTGCCTTGGCCGCGTTGCCCTCGCACCCACATTCGGCCAGGTGTGGGGGGGATGCACTGCGCAGCACCATCCCCAGCTCAACTGCACCCAGGACAGACGAGGAAGGGGCTGCCTCTCTCCATCACCCCCCCCTCCATCCCTGTCATTAAACCGCAGAGCaccagcgggggtggggggtgggggccccGAAACACTGAAGAAAGGGGACGCCTAACACTGGGCGGTGGGTGGGGAAGAGGGCattcgagagagagagagagagagagagagagagagagagagagagagatgaggagaCATCCAAAGCGGGGATGGCGCGTGGGGCTAGGAGAGCAGACAGGCGGGAGGGGTCACGCGGGGGACGCAGGGGGCGCGCCGTccccctctctgctccctcccccgCCCAGTCTGCGGAGGGAGTCCCCTCCGCTCCCCACCCCGCTGCTCCGAAGCCCCTCCCGCGCCCCGCGCCCCCCGTCGCCCGCGGACGGCTGCGCGCTGCGCCCCGCGGGGCCGGGCTTCCACCTGTCACCGCGCGCCCGCCGTGTCGCCGCCGCCCAAGTTTGCGGGGACTTGCCGGGCGCGCCGCCTGCTCGCTGCCCGCCCGCGCCCGCGTCTCGCCCATGGCCGgcgccccgcccgcccgccgcccgcgcCCCCGCGCCGCGCGCCAAGCCCCGCGGCCGCAGGGCCCGGTAAGCGCAGGCCGAGCGCGGGCGCCCGTCCCCGGCACGGAGCACTGCGGATGCGGCGCGGGGCCGGCGCGGGGTTCCAGGCGCGCTCGGGGTCGTGAGCGccgcgccccgcgccccgcgCGCCCCCGCCCGCCCGCGCGCCCCGGGGCCATGCAGTCGCTCATCTCGCCGGTGACCAAGGCCATCCTCGTGGCTCTCTTCATCTTCGCCATCCTCCTCATCCTGTACGTGATCCTCTGGTACATCTGCCGCGATGTGGATTGCGACCACGGCATCTGAGCGCCGCGAGCCCCGGGGGCCGCCGCGCTGAGGGCGCCCCGCGCCGGGCATGGGGGCTGCGCGACCCGCCGGCGCCCCCCGCCCCGGGCCCCGCCGCGCGCCCGCCGCCGCCACCTGGCCGTGACCTTCAGGGACGGACGGGAGAGCGGGTGAGTGCGCTCCTGAGGCCGCCCTGCGGGGCGAGGGTGCGGAGCCACAACTTCGCGGAGGGCGCAGGATCCGGGCACTGGACCGTCCCCGGGGTGGGCGCTGCGCCCTGGGCTCCCCCACGAGGGCGCAGGACGTGGCGGGCGGCGGCAGGTGGGTGTGCAGAGGGCTGGGAGCCGGCCTGCTGGGCCGCTCCCCGCCAGTCCCGCCAGGCGCCTTGGGTACCAGGGCGCCAGGCGCTCCCGCCTTGGGTCACCACCTGCGCAGCGGCCCGAGGTCGGGTGGGAACAAGCTCCCGGGTGCCTGAGGCGCGATGCCCTGTCCCCAGGTCCTTGCCTGCGGGCGTGAGGACCCGTCGTGGAGGTTCCCCCCTCCTGCAACCCCTGCAAGGCTTTGCGAGTGAGTGCCATCCACCCCAAAGGGACAGCTCTGCGAGCAATTGAAAACAGGTCTGAAGGCTGGTGCAACCTCCTCGGTCTGACTCTCAGACGCCCCAAGAGGTGCAAAAGCTTAGGGAAAGGGGCTTCCTCCCAGGTCCCCTGGCCCCTACCCCAGAGAAGAGGGACCCTTGCGACCAGAATCAAGCTTTGCTTTCCACCAAGTGTGCCAAGCAAGTTTGTGACTTAGATGGAATCGTGTTAGCAAGAAAAATGCCTCCCTCTGGGCACCCCATGCAAAGAACCTGTGTGGAAAAACACCCAGTTTAAATAGGTTGCCAAGGTGTGTGTCTGCAGACAGCTGGAATGCCCTGGTTCTCTAATCAGGGCAGGCGGGGATGTTTGGGTCCCGGCTCGCCTGCCTCTGTTCATGCCAGGCTCTGCTGTGTGCCATTCACGTCCTTTCGttcctctcccctttttttttccatctctgaaaactgaaaaagcGAGACTCCTTGGCCCCTGGAATCGTGAAGAATTCACGGGGGGTAAGGCTGTATGATTTGGGGTTGACTAGGGTTGGTGTGCgtgtgtggtttttctttttctttgttttttttttttctcctctggttAAAATTAGGGGTGAGACAAGTGATTTTGCAGCATGTCTCCAGGAGCCAGTGTGTGAGGACGAGGAAGATGAGGAGGGGACACCCATTTTTAAGACCATGGGCACTGTTTGAGAGCATGAAGGGACGTTTGTGGAACCCTCCCTTCACCTTCCTAATGGAAATGTATCCTTGGGGCGTTCTTGGAGTGGCAGGTAAATGCTTTCCCAAGATGTAGAGTGCGTCTGTGaaggccctgccccagccctgcccctcctcaGCCCACCCTCCCCCAGGACCAAAAGCCTAAGTCTTGCCCAGCTCAGCCCTAAAAGAAATAAACCCTCTGACAACCAGAACAGGCAGATATTTCTGATCCATTCCCAAAGCACCAAGCTCCAGGTCCCAGGCGAGGGCAGCTGGGCAGACACAGGGTGAAAGCGTGCTGATCAGGTTCCGGAAACATGCTGCTTTCCACAGTATCCTCACCTGGGAGACAAGGCCACTTGTCACGTCCGCATCCCACACACGGCACGTGAATCGGGACCCAAAACGACGGCAAACACATTTCCTGTGGGCTAGTcggggaggaaaagggaggccCTGATTCCTGAGGGAACGCTGGGGAGGAAACGGTGACATGGGCTTGGTCACTCAGGGGGGCATGTCGGGGAACAACAGGAAAGGACATGGAAATAGGCTAGGGTGACATAACTGACACAGCATCCATGACACGTTCCCGTGGCCGCTGGTTGGTCCACACAGCGCGTTACGGCGACTGTCCACGCCGGTATTGAGATCCCCTTGCAATGTGGTGGTGTCTTAGGTTTGTACCTTCTCAGCGTCCCTCTGATGTATTTGTCTCACGCACCATTTCGGTGGCAGCAGAGAGGTGTTTATTCAGTTCCCCAGAGCACACCTTGCTCTCCGTCCCTTAGAAACTAGCCACATGCCGACTGGTGCTAGAAACAGTGACAGAAACTGGCCCTACTGCACAGCTGTTATTCCCACATCGGCCGGAAGATTCCTCACCAAAGCAGAACAAAACCTAGGGGCCCAGCATCCACAGGGCAAGGCAGGTATGAACTTGGCAGTCAACACATTTCCTGTGAGGGCAGTGATCCCATGACATACAGGCACCCAAATAACCAGGGGTAGAACCAGAGCCCTGCAGACAAAAGGAAATGACAGCCCTCATGCTCTCAAAGTCCTCTGGGACCTACAAGACACCAAGGTGCTCCCCGCCTTGCACCCTGCTATCCTGGGAAGAAGTCAGGACATCTTTACACCCCCATTTCAGGCACCGAAACCAAGGCCGGGAGAGATGGCTTCTGGGCCAAGGTCAGAGAACAGGGTTGTGCAGAGTTGTCCCTGCTAAATGGCAGAGTCATGCTCGGACCTCCTGGCTGGAGATGGGACACATTTCTCTTACACGTGAGACCTTTCTTTGCTTCTGTGAAATGACAGCCGGCTTGCCCTTTCACCCCCTTCCGTGCACGCTCAGGTCCGTCTGCTTTCCAAGGGAGCCAGCCATTAGGTCATGGTGGCTATGTGGGCATTTCGTAGCTCAAAACAGCACCCAAACAGTGTCAGTCACTACGAGACAGCGCCTGCAGGCTAGTCAGATGTGCCCTGGGGCGAGCTATAAGGGGAATCTGAAAAAGCTGCAAAAAAGTGTGACAAGACAGAAAGACCTGTCCTATCATCACCTCGATTTTTCACGGGCAAGCCACAGACGCCAGAGTAGACCGGGTTACTGCCCAAAGAACCCTGTTTTCCTAGGAATAACTATTGTATCTAATATTTGCAGAAGGTGCTACTGAGTGACAgagttaaaatgattttctttatgttGCACTGGGTCCAGCTGACAGCAACAGGAATATAATTACTGCCCCAATTATACAGAACAGAAAAACGAGGCTGAGACGGAAAGCTTACGTAACTGTCCCCAGATCGCAAGGAAATCAATAGTCCCCGAGCTCGTACCCCTGCACGCATGTACGTGTACGTGaggtatgtgtgtgcgtgtgtatatgtgtgtgtgtgtgtgtgagacgtCACATCTCACATCTCTTGCATTTTCattcaaaaaagttttaaattgtatttctgttATTGGCTTTCCATTAAGGTTTAGGAATAGTAAGCAAgtgtttagaatatatttttatatgtttaatattaaataagttttttttatgGATTACAAAGTAACTgccatagacacacacacacacacacacacacacacacacacacacacacaggtttcaattgaaaaaaaattcggATCTCTTTCTTTATTAATATTGGCCCTCATCCGTGCAAacggaaaaaaaaattaatgcaagtgTTTTCCTGTGTTTTGGAAGTTCTCTCTTCCCAGTGTAGGGAAAACAATTTCCTTAGGACAGCATTGTAATATACTTTGTATCTCTGAAACTGACAATGTGTTTATGGGCCCAGA
It includes:
- the LOC141569621 gene encoding uncharacterized protein LOC141569621, which gives rise to MARGARRADRREGSRGGRRGRAVPLSAPSPAQSAEGVPSAPHPAAPKPLPRPAPPVARGRLRAAPRGAGLPPVTARPPCRRRPSLRGLAGRAACSLPARARVSPMAGAPPARRPRPRAARQAPRPQGPVSAGRARAPVPGTEHCGCGAGPARGSRRARGRERRAPRPARPRPPARPGAMQSLISPVTKAILVALFIFAILLILYVILWYICRDVDCDHGI